Proteins from a single region of Geothrix sp. PMB-07:
- a CDS encoding RDD family protein — MSGPSPSLTVVDTVRTIETPEGVELQLRPAGPVARLWAFAADQALVWIALMVVGIGLAFLGPLGLGLWLILAFFAQWLYPVFFEVLGGGRTLGKRWVGLRVLMADGRPVGWSPSLIRNLLRVVDGLPGAYTVGLISLLLTRDFQRIGDLVAGTLVVHVEASIQAPRLPMAEPMAPSHPLTLEEQSALISFAERSTRLTPARSEELANVLVPLSGARGAKGLAHLLGMARYLWGGS; from the coding sequence TTGTCCGGCCCAAGCCCATCCCTGACCGTCGTCGATACGGTGCGAACCATCGAGACGCCGGAGGGCGTGGAGCTGCAGCTCCGTCCCGCCGGCCCCGTGGCGCGGCTCTGGGCCTTTGCCGCGGATCAGGCCCTGGTCTGGATCGCCTTGATGGTCGTGGGCATCGGGCTGGCCTTTCTCGGGCCCCTGGGTCTGGGCCTGTGGCTCATCCTCGCCTTCTTCGCCCAGTGGCTCTATCCGGTGTTCTTCGAGGTGCTGGGTGGGGGCCGGACCCTGGGCAAGCGCTGGGTCGGACTCCGCGTGCTCATGGCCGATGGCCGCCCCGTGGGCTGGAGCCCCAGCCTCATCCGGAACCTGTTGCGGGTGGTGGATGGGCTGCCGGGCGCCTACACGGTGGGCCTGATCAGCCTCCTGCTGACGCGGGATTTCCAGCGCATCGGCGACCTCGTGGCCGGCACCCTCGTGGTGCACGTGGAAGCCAGCATCCAGGCGCCCCGGCTGCCCATGGCCGAGCCCATGGCGCCATCCCATCCCCTCACGCTGGAGGAGCAATCGGCCCTCATCTCCTTCGCAGAACGCAGCACGCGCCTCACCCCGGCGCGCAGCGAAGAACTGGCCAACGTGCTCGTCCCCCTCAGCGGCGCGAGAGGCGCCAAGGGCCTGGCCCACCTGCTGGGCATGGCCCGCTACCTGTGGGGCGGCTCATGA
- a CDS encoding rod shape-determining protein — protein sequence MASIFSSQFWSNLFNSDLAIDLGTASTLIHTKQAGRIVIYEPSIVAVNTLTHEVEAVGDEAKQLLGRAPQGVRTIRPMKDGMIFEVDAAEKMLAQFIAKARPNRGIARTRIVVSVPPRAHQVARRAVKQVCYDAKAGEVFLVDQTMVAAIGAGLAINEKRGCMIVDIGGGTTDVAVISYNGKVFSDSILIAGDEMDEAVIKYIREKYNVLISEASAEEVKWTLGSASPSELTRTMEVSGRDQFEGLPKTLTLNDAEIREALAEPINAIIDLVRKALNETPPQLAADLIDRGICLTGGGSLIQGLDERLRKETHLPVFRAEDPQTAVVRGTALLLENIPLLRRIQILD from the coding sequence GTGGCCAGTATTTTTTCCAGCCAGTTCTGGTCCAACCTGTTCAATTCGGACCTGGCCATCGACCTGGGCACGGCGTCGACCCTGATCCACACGAAACAGGCTGGGCGCATTGTCATCTATGAACCTTCCATCGTCGCCGTGAACACGCTCACCCACGAGGTGGAAGCGGTGGGTGATGAAGCCAAGCAGCTGCTGGGTCGCGCCCCTCAGGGCGTGCGCACCATCCGGCCCATGAAGGACGGCATGATCTTCGAGGTGGATGCCGCCGAGAAGATGCTGGCCCAGTTCATCGCGAAGGCGCGCCCCAACCGCGGCATCGCCCGCACGCGCATCGTCGTCAGCGTGCCGCCCCGGGCCCATCAGGTGGCCCGCCGCGCCGTGAAGCAGGTCTGCTACGACGCCAAGGCCGGTGAAGTCTTCCTCGTCGATCAGACCATGGTGGCCGCCATCGGCGCCGGTCTCGCCATCAACGAAAAGCGCGGCTGCATGATCGTCGACATCGGCGGCGGCACCACGGACGTGGCCGTCATCAGCTACAACGGCAAGGTGTTCTCGGATTCCATCCTCATCGCCGGCGACGAGATGGACGAGGCCGTGATCAAGTACATCCGCGAAAAGTACAACGTGCTGATCTCTGAAGCCTCCGCTGAGGAAGTGAAGTGGACTCTGGGTTCCGCCTCGCCCTCGGAACTGACGCGCACCATGGAAGTGAGTGGCCGCGACCAGTTCGAAGGCCTGCCTAAGACACTCACCCTCAACGACGCCGAAATCCGCGAAGCCCTGGCCGAGCCCATCAACGCCATCATCGATCTGGTGCGCAAGGCGCTGAACGAGACCCCGCCCCAGCTGGCGGCGGATCTCATCGACCGCGGCATCTGCCTCACGGGCGGCGGCTCGCTCATCCAGGGCCTGGACGAGCGCCTGCGCAAGGAAACCCATCTGCCGGTTTTCCGCGCAGAGGATCCCCAGACCGCCGTGGTGCGGGGCACCGCGCTGCTGCTGGAGAACATTCCCCTCCTGCGCCGCATCCAGATCCTCGACTAG
- a CDS encoding glutaredoxin family protein: MSRIEELASLDLAVYSATWCPDCRRLEAWLAEHQIAHRKVDIENEDGAAEKLETETGKRAIPYILVDGKRWVRGYHKELPQRLDGDLLVEELLAGKG; this comes from the coding sequence ATGAGTCGAATTGAGGAGCTGGCCAGCTTGGATCTGGCGGTCTACAGCGCCACCTGGTGCCCGGACTGCCGTCGTCTGGAGGCCTGGCTGGCGGAGCATCAGATCGCCCACCGGAAAGTGGACATCGAAAACGAGGACGGGGCCGCGGAAAAGCTGGAAACCGAGACCGGAAAGCGGGCCATTCCCTACATCCTGGTGGATGGGAAGCGCTGGGTCCGGGGCTATCACAAGGAACTGCCCCAGCGCCTGGATGGGGACCTGCTGGTGGAGGAGCTGCTGGCGGGCAAGGGCTGA
- the mreC gene encoding rod shape-determining protein MreC has product MAFRAARWGWSRTGWQRLVVLLLWLGHGVWVFLGPHPGRHWAAVAGAVSRPTQGLAARWTDWRINRRDAGRTLAQLRAENAQLSAELAQLKVQDAQNAPRVAEADEAVRLLALKKQIPLELASARVIFATRPATFGGLILDRGQDAGLVPDQGVLVPEGIVGRLWSVNATQSKVLPADAPNASVAVMLMRSRATGVLQGLGSGRALIRYVSNQEVVQVGEAVLTSGLDRVFSRGLLVGYVAEVAQGDLELRVIVNLAAPLDRVSHVLLLPPQPPLEVQPPFIEPDQKPQRKRGAP; this is encoded by the coding sequence ATGGCGTTCCGCGCTGCCAGGTGGGGTTGGAGCCGCACGGGTTGGCAACGCCTCGTCGTGCTGCTGCTCTGGCTGGGCCATGGTGTGTGGGTGTTCCTGGGGCCTCATCCCGGCCGCCACTGGGCCGCCGTCGCTGGTGCCGTGTCGCGACCCACCCAAGGGCTGGCCGCCCGCTGGACCGATTGGCGTATCAATCGGCGCGATGCCGGCCGCACCTTGGCCCAACTCCGCGCTGAGAACGCCCAGCTATCCGCTGAATTGGCCCAGCTGAAGGTGCAGGACGCCCAGAACGCGCCGCGGGTGGCGGAAGCCGACGAGGCTGTGCGCCTTCTCGCCCTGAAGAAGCAGATTCCCCTGGAACTGGCCTCGGCGCGGGTGATCTTCGCCACCCGCCCGGCCACCTTCGGCGGCCTCATCCTGGACCGGGGGCAGGATGCGGGGCTGGTACCCGATCAGGGTGTGCTCGTGCCGGAAGGCATCGTGGGGCGGCTCTGGTCTGTCAACGCCACGCAGTCCAAGGTGCTTCCCGCCGATGCCCCGAATGCCTCCGTGGCGGTCATGCTCATGCGCAGCCGGGCGACGGGAGTCTTGCAGGGCCTCGGTTCCGGCAGGGCGCTCATCCGCTACGTGAGCAACCAGGAAGTCGTGCAGGTGGGTGAGGCGGTGCTGACCAGCGGCCTGGACCGTGTCTTTTCCCGGGGCCTGCTGGTGGGTTACGTGGCTGAAGTGGCCCAGGGCGATCTGGAGCTGCGGGTCATCGTCAATCTGGCGGCGCCGCTGGATCGCGTGAGCCATGTGCTGCTGCTGCCGCCGCAGCCGCCGCTCGAAGTCCAGCCACCCTTCATCGAACCCGATCAGAAACCCCAGCGGAAGCGAGGTGCGCCATGA